CTTAGATGAAGATATGGATGATTTTGAGAGAATGGCCATGGAAAATGATGGAAATGATGCACCAACTTTGGCAGGACCATCAGAGCCTCCTCTAAAGGTagatattcatttttattaataataatttcgattcttataaatatttccGATacttataaatagtttttcgaTTCTTTGCGGTAAATTcaaatccaaattttttttttagatggaaTTTAAGAGGTACTTGTCTATGCAAAAGCCAGCTAAGGATGTGAAGGTTTTGGAATGGTGGAAGGTCAATCAAAAGGAACTGCCATTACTAGCTGCTATGGCAAGGAAGTACTTGTGTCCACCAGTGATTTCATGCTCTTCAGAAAGGCTATTTTCATTAGGAGGAAATATTATTAGTGATAAAAGACACAATATGAAGCCAGAGACCcttcaaaaaataatgttcataaaagaaaactttccactaatcaaatcaaaaataaggTCCTGGGACAAAAAATGCCCTGGTGAACCAGGCTATCAGTCTCAACCTCTACCATCCACCTCTCAAGATCAAACTCTACCATCCACCTCTCAAGATCAACCTCTACTATCAACTTCACAGACTCAACCTCTACCATCACCTTCTCAGACTCAACCTCAACCATCTCCATCTACACAAACCCAATCAACCAAAcagacaaaaatgaaaaattttttgaaaccaaatgaATCACAGTCTCAAAGTCTACTACAAAGagctaaaaaaaggaaacttgTACTTGAATCACCAATGAAAAAATCACCAATGAAAAAAAACCCTATATATGATGCatctaaagatttatttaatactGAAGCTAGTGATAGTTCTACTAGCGTAGCTTATAGCAGTGCTAGTAGTAGTCGCAAGGGCAGCAAGGACAGTGTCACTGATCTCACTGATAGTGGTTTAGAATAACTGTATTTTTCAACTGTATTTCAactgtatttttgaaaataaaaattaaaaaaattcaagtttttcaattctTAGTAACAATTTCGATTCTTTATAGCATTTTcgattttttgcaatatttccCGCTAAGAACCGAAATTGGAACCAAAATTTACGGTAATTTCAATTATTGCTTAAAATTAGGAATCGAAAAGAACCGAAGTTATCGGTTCTTTATCAGAATCGGAATCGAAATTTACCGTAATTTcgattttttcttaaaataaggAATCGAAATT
This genomic interval from Hydra vulgaris chromosome 01, alternate assembly HydraT2T_AEP contains the following:
- the LOC136075081 gene encoding uncharacterized protein LOC136075081, whose amino-acid sequence is MKAAVSLSTLLDKQLVCVDHMLNNCLKDTLENGEVKVIVNKCKRLAQRTHQSTKDWYEIKQKCESLGCNPIKLIQPVQTRWNSNAMLFKSVLRNEQGLKSVRDNSLNANLTILIPSDEDFQVIAKLHPFLAKCQEYSEIWSSDKTPTVHKIHQHLFSLITMCHRTVTQNTSGSRIAKDAMTRFIEYLETRIPDKGTEVNDFNLASVFDPFYRGYSITLIKGNKDHLDEIIDQLVDNHPSTREYNEAYEASLPSAQPNLDEDMDDFERMAMENDGNDAPTLAGPSEPPLKMEFKRYLSMQKPAKDVKVLEWWKVNQKELPLLAAMARKYLCPPVISCSSERLFSLGGNIISDKRHNMKPETLQKIMFIKENFPLIKSKIRSWDKKCPGEPGYQSQPLPSTSQDQTLPSTSQDQPLLSTSQTQPLPSPSQTQPQPSPSTQTQSTKQTKMKNFLKPNESQSQSLLQRAKKRKLVLESPMKKSPMKKNPIYDASKDLFNTEASDSSTSVAYSSASSSRKGSKDSVTDLTDSGLE